A single genomic interval of Helianthus annuus cultivar XRQ/B chromosome 13, HanXRQr2.0-SUNRISE, whole genome shotgun sequence harbors:
- the LOC110899585 gene encoding uncharacterized protein At1g76660 codes for MRGVNDNYDTINAAASAIQSAEIRTTQDSSVQKKRWGSCWNISLCFGSKKQSKKISESAIVPEPSFSRAEAQPATNTAQQPPRVLPFIAPPSSPVSFFQSEPPSATHSPGGMLSFTAGSGGMFSPSGTSNMFAIGPYAHETQLVSPPVFSTYTTEPSTAPFTPPPESVHLTTPSSPEVPYARYLGSGNRNNVVGYEFQSYMLYPGSPMGQLKSPGSVISNSGTSSPFLHFPTSGKVSPCEWESQAGSGVLTPHTPDPVGPKPRDGYLVTSMGPYRNADQPHLVDHRVSFEVTPEQVVRCVERRRIADVANGRECHDDVAKGFECSSGEGGQRHHRHRSTNTLGSVKEFNFDSTGGAESDWTRENVSGNENGPIKSWSFFKMVQPGVS; via the exons ATGAGAGGGGTGAATGATAATTATGATACCATTAACGCAGCCGCATCGGCGATCCAGTCGGCTGAGATCAGAACCACTCAAGATTCTTCAGTTCag AAAAAAAGATGGGGAAGTTGTTGGAACATTTCATTATGTTTTGGATCTAAAAAACAGAGCAAGAAAATCAGCGAATCGGCTATAGTTCCTGAGCCGAGCTTCTCACGAGCCGAGGCTCAGCCGGCTACAAACACGGCTCAACAGCCGCCAAGAGTTCTACCCTTTATAGCCCCACCATCATCTCCGGTGTCTTTTTTCCAGTCGGAGCCACCGTCGGCCACCCATTCCCCTGGCGGCATGTTGTCATTCACGGCGGGTTCCGGTGGCATGTTTTCGCCCAGTGGGACGAGTAATATGTTTGCCATTGGCCCGTACGCACACGAGACGCAGTTGGTGTCCCCGCCGGTGTTTTCGACGTACACAACGGAGCCGTCTACCGCCCCGTTTACACCGCCTCCAGAGTCGGTTCATTTGACTACGCCTTCGTCGCCGGAGGTCCCGTATGCGCGGTATTTGGGTTCGGGTAACCGAAACAATGTCGTTGGGTACGAGTTTCAATCGTATATGTTGTACCCGGGTAGTCCGATGGGTCAGTTGAAATCCCCGGGTTCGGTGATTTCGAATTCGGGGACGTCGTCCCCGTTTCTGCACTTTCCGACAAGTGGGAAAGTGTCACCTTGTGAATGGGAATCACAAGCAGGATCCGGGGTGTTGACTCCACACACCCCGGATCCTGTGGGTCCCAAACCTCGTGATGGGTATCTGGTCACGAGTATGGGACCTTATAGAAATGCAGATCAACCGCATTTGGTTGATCACAGGGTGTCATTTGAGGTCACGCCTGAACAAGTTGTTAGATGCGTTGAAAGGAGGCGGATTGCTGATGTGGCGAACGGTCGTGAATGCCATGATGACGTGGCGAAAGGTTTCGAATGCTCCAGTGGGGAGGGTGGGCAGAGACATCATAGGCATAGATCCACAAACACACTTGGGTCTGTTAAAGAGTTCAACTTTGATAGTACAGGTGGAGCCGAATCCGATTGGACACGCGAGAATGTTTCTGGGAACGAAAACGGGCCAATCAAGAGCTGGTCTTTCTTCAAAATGGTCCAGCCAGGTGTCAGCTAA